From the Manis javanica isolate MJ-LG chromosome 11, MJ_LKY, whole genome shotgun sequence genome, one window contains:
- the CHRM4 gene encoding muscarinic acetylcholine receptor M4, producing MANFTPVNGSSSNQSVRLVTSTHNRYETVEMIFIATVTGSLSLVTVVGNILVMLSIKVNRQLQTVNNYFLFSLACADLIIGAFSMNLYTVYIIKGYWPLGAVVCDLWLALDYVVSNASVMNLLIISFDRYFCVTKPLTYPARRTTKMAGLMIAAAWVLSFVLWAPAILFWQFVVGKRTVPDNQCFIQFLSNPAVTFGTAIAAFYLPVVIMTVLYIHISLASRSRVHKHRPEGLKEKKAKTLAFLKSPLMKQSIKKPPLGEAAQEELRNGKLEEAPPPGLLPPPCPVADKDTSNESSSGSATQNNKERPLTELSTMEATTPATPAHPLQPRALNPASKWSKIQIVTKQTGNECVTAIEIVPAMPAGMRPAANVARKFASIARNQVRKKRQMAARERKVTRTIFAILLAFILTWTPYNVMVLVNTFCQSCIPDTVWSIGYWLCYVNSTINPACYALCNATFKKTFRHLLLCQYRNIGTAR from the coding sequence TATGAGACAGTGGAGATGATATTTATTGCCACGGTGACAGGTTCCCTGAGTCTGGTAACTGTTGTGGGTAACATCCTGGTGATGCTGTCTATCAAAGTCAACAGGCAGCTGCAGACAGTCAACAACTACTTCCTCTTCAGCCTGGCATGTGCTGATCTCATCATAGGCGCTTTCTCCATGAACCTCTATACGGTGTACATCATCAAGGGCTATTGGCCTCTGGGTGCCGTGGTCTGTGACCTGTGGCTGGCCCTGGACTATGTGGTGAGCAATGCCTCTGTCATGAACCTTCTCATCATCAGCTTTGACAGGTACTTTTGTGTCACCAAGCCCCTCACTTACCCAGCTCGGCGCACCACCAAGATGGCAGGCCTCATGATTGCTGCTGCCTGGGTCCTGTCCTTTGTGCTCTGGGCACCTGCTATCTTGTTCTGGCAGTTTGTGGTGGGCAAGCGGACAGTGCCAGACAACCAGTGCTTCATCCAGTTCCTGTCCAACCCAGCAGTGACCTTTGGCACAGCCATTGCTGCCTTCTACCTGCCCGTGGTCATCATGACGGTGCTCTATATTCACATCTCCTTGGCCAGTCGCAGCCGAGTTCACAAGCACCGGCCTGAAGGCCTGAAGGAGAAGAAAGCCAAGACTCTGGCCTTCCTCAAAAGCCCCCTGATGAAGCAGAGCATCAAGAAGCCCCCACTAGGGGAAGCTGCTCAAGAGGAGCTACGCAATGGGAAGTTAGAGGAGGCCCCTCCGCCAGGCCTTCTACCCCCACCGTGTCCAGTGGCTGACAAGGACACTTCCAATGAGTCCAGCTCGGGCAGTGCCACTCAGAACAACAAGGAACGGCCACTCACAGAGCTGTCAACCATGGAGGCCACCACACCTGCCACGCCTGCTCATCCCCTACAGCCACGGGCCCTCAACCCGGCCTCCAAATGGTCCAAGATTCAGATTGTGACGAAACAGACGGGCAATGAGTGTGTGACAGCCATCGAGATCGTGCCTGCCATGCCAGCTGGCATGCGTCCTGCAGCCAATGTGGCCCGTAAGTTTGCCAGCATTGCCCGCAACCAGGTGCGCAAGAAGCGGCAGATGGCGGCCCGGGAGCGCAAGGTGACCCGGACCATCTTTGCCATTCTGCTGGCCTTCATCCTCACCTGGACACCCTACAATGTCATGGTCCTGGTGAACACCTTCTGCCAGAGCTGCATCCCTGACACAGTGTGGTCCATTGGCTACTGGCTCTGCTATGTCAACAGCACCATCAACCCTGCCTGCTATGCTCTCTGCAATGCCACCTTTAAAAAGACCTTCAGGCACCTGCTGCTGTGTCAATATCGGAACATCGGCACTGCCAGGTAG